One segment of Theobroma cacao cultivar B97-61/B2 chromosome 9, Criollo_cocoa_genome_V2, whole genome shotgun sequence DNA contains the following:
- the LOC18589042 gene encoding putative GDP-L-fucose synthase 2, with amino-acid sequence MEETDSFFSDKSAKIFVAGHRGLVGSAIVRKLQSLGFINLVLRTHAELDLTRQYDVESFFATEKPQYVILAAAKVGGIHANNTYPADFIAVNLQIQTNVIDSSYRHGVKKILFLGSSCIYPKFAPQPIPENALLSGPLEPTNEWYAVAKIAGIKMCQAYRIQYGFDAISGMPTNLYGPNDNFHPENSHVLPALMRRFHKSKVEGAKEVVVWGTGSPLREFLHVDDLADAVVFLMGNYSGLEHVNVGSGKEVTIKELAELVKEVVGFEGELVWDTSKPDGTPRKLMDSSKLASLGWSAKISLKDGLIDTYKWYLENVKQ; translated from the exons ATGGAAGAAACCG ATTCTTTCTTCTCTGACAAATCGGCGAAGATCTTCGTAGCAGGCCACAGAGGACTAGTGGGTTCAGCCATAGTCCGTAAGCTCCAATCTCTAGGCTTCATCAACCTCGTCCTCCGCACCCATGCTGAGCTCGACCTCACCCGCCAATACGACGTCGAATCCTTCTTCGCCACCGAAAAGCCCCAATACGTCATCTTAGCAGCCGCAAAAGTGGGCGGAATCCACGCCAACAACACGTATCCAGCCGATTTTATTGCCGTCAACCTCCAAATCCAAACCAACGTCATCGATTCCTCGTACCGCCACGGCGTCAAAAAAATCCTCTTCCTCGGATCCTCTTGTATTTATCCCAAATTTGCTCCTCAACCCATCCCGGAAAACGCGTTGTTATCCGGCCCCCTGGAGCCTACCAACGAATGGTATGCTGTCGCGAAGATTGCGGGGATTAAAATGTGCCAAGCGTACAGAATCCAATACGGCTTCGATGCTATTTCCGGTATGCCAACGAATTTGTACGGTCCTAACGACAATTTTCACCCCGAAAATTCCCACGTTTTGCCTGCGTTGATGCGAAGATTTCATAAATCCAAGGTTGAAGGAGCAAAAGAAGTTGTTGTTTGGGGGACCGGGAGTCCGCTAAGGGAATTTTTACACGTTGATGATTTAGCTGATGCGGTTGTTTTCTTAATGGGAAATTATAGTGGATTAGAACATGTGAATGTAGGTAGTGGGAAGGAGGTAACTATTAAGGAATTAGCTGAGTTGGTTAAGGAAGTGGTTGGTTTTGAAGGGGAGCTCGTTTGGGACACTTCGAAGCCTGATGGGACTCCAAGGAAGCTCATGGATAGCTCAAAGCTCGCTTCATTGGGTTGGAGTGCCAAGATTTCGTTGAAAGATGGGCTTATTGATACTTACAAGTGGTACTTGGAGAATGTCAAGCAATGA
- the LOC18589043 gene encoding uncharacterized protein LOC18589043 encodes METKGGKKKSSSSTSRNSLQYEAPLGYSIEDIRPNGGIEKFRSAAYSNCVRKPS; translated from the exons ATGGAGACCAAAGGTGGCAAAAAGAAGTCTAGTAGTAGTACTAGTCGTAATTCTTTACAATACGAAGCTCCTCTCGGTTACAGCATTGAAGACATTCGTCCAAACGGTGGCATCGAAAAGTTCCGATCTGCTGCTTACTCTAAC TGCGTTAGAAAACCATCCTGA
- the LOC108660415 gene encoding S-adenosylmethionine decarboxylase proenzyme-like, with product MKRDMDSPAPPSPIGFEGFEKRLEITFFDPAIFKDTNGLGLRALSKTQLDSILQPACCNIVSQLSNPNFDSYVLSESSLFVYPNKIILKTCGTTKLLLSIPSILQLSNSLSLTVSRVNYSRGTFIFPDHQPAPHRNFSEEVTALNEFFTDYITEAYIIGDPRFPTRSWHVYSAVAKCSQPLMEDPRELVTLEMCMTGLDREKAGVFYKKSRNGNCSAREMTKTSGIADIIPSHVICDFDFDPCGYSMNGIEGLAYCTVHVTPEEGFSYASYEAMGFDTDSVKLEPLVKRVLTCFCPNEFSVAVTCHGGGARFWAMEGADVEGYSRRYMVKQELPGGGCVVYWTYFSKGERCTLRAPAKLTMQCWKEAVEEEEEVAGAVACQCISSA from the coding sequence ATGAAACGTGACATGGATTCGCCAGCGCCTCCTTCCCCAATAGGCTTCGAAGGCTTCGAAAAACGTCTGGAAATCACTTTCTTTGATCCAGCCATCTTCAAGGACACAAATGGGCTGGGCCTCCGAGCCTTATCTAAAACCCAGCTCGACTCCATCCTCCAACCAGCCTGTTGCAACATAGTTTCCCAGCTCTCCAATCCCAACTTCGACTCTTACGTCCTCTCCGAGTCAAGCCTCTTTGTTTACCCAaacaaaatcatcctcaagaCATGCGGAACCACAAAGCTCCTCTTATCAATCCCCTCGATTCTTCAGCTCAGTAACTCGCTCTCACTCACTGTGTCACGAGTCAACTACTCACGTGGCACCTTCATTTTCCCTGATCACCAACCTGCCCCTCACCGTAACTTCTCCGAGGAAGTTACCGCGCTAAACGAATTTTTTACTGATTATATTACGGAGGCTTATATAATTGGCGATCCGAGGTTTCCTACTCGTAGCTGGCACGTTTACTCGGCTGTAGCAAAATGTTCACAGCCGTTGATGGAAGATCCAAGGGAATTGGTTACTCTGGAAATGTGCATGACGGGTTTGGATAGAGAAAAGGCAGGCGTGTTTTACAAAAAGTCGCGGAATGGGAATTGTTCGGCACGTGAAATGACGAAAACGTCCGGAATTGCTGACATCATCCCGAGTCACGTGATATGCGACTTCGACTTTGACCCGTGTGGGTATTCGATGAATGGGATCGAGGGACTTGCTTACTGTACGGTCCACGTGACCCCAGAAGAGGGGTTCAGTTACGCTAGCTACGAGGCGATGGGGTTCGACACTGATTCTGTCAAGCTGGAACCTCTAGTTAAAAGGGTGCTGACATGTTTTTGTCCGAACGAGTTTTCTGTTGCGGTCACGTGCCATGGTGGCGGGGCTCGTTTCTGGGCCATGGAAGGTGCTGACGTGGAAGGCTACTCGCGTCGGTATATGGTGAAGCAGGAGCTGCCAGGTGGAGGGTGTGTGGTTTACTGGACTTATTTCTCCAAGGGAGAGAGGTGCACATTGCGCGCCCCTGCTAAATTGACCATGCAGTGCTGGAAGGAAGCGGTGGAGGAAGAGGAGGAGGTGGCTGGCGCGGTGGCTTGTCAGTGTATTTCATCAGCCTGA